The Polypterus senegalus isolate Bchr_013 unplaced genomic scaffold, ASM1683550v1 scaffold_2475, whole genome shotgun sequence genome window below encodes:
- the LOC120520141 gene encoding cyclic nucleotide-gated cation channel alpha-4-like, which yields MKLISYTTGEYIARSGDIGTDMFIILNGRAQLERNGTKMNMLGHGKSFGVIFLVERKMLKESVITRSYVDILSLSREDFEKVSSLFLQDKKKIIKSVSGMLISGKEQDLM from the exons ATGAAGCTGATCAGCTACACGACGG GCGAGTACATTGCACGCAGCGGAGACATCGGCACCGACATGTTCATCATCCTCAACGGGAGAGCTCAGCtggaaagaaatggaaccaaGATGAACATGTTAGGCCACGGGAAGAGCTTTGGCGTTATCTTTCTAGTTGAACGAAAAATGCTGAAGGAGTCGGTGATCACCCGGAGCTACGTCGACATCCTGTCACTGTCCAGGGAGGACTTCGAGAAGGTGTCATCACTCTTCCTGCAAGACAAGAAGAAAATCATCAAGAGCGTGTCGGGGATGTTGATCAGTGGGAAAGAACAGGACCTGATGTAG